The region TTTAGAATATTCcttaaaataaagaaaattttgtaattttgtaaaatgaTTTTAGTATAACTTTTCACCCAAATTATCTAcgttatatataaatcctTTAAGTTGACAGAATTTTCTAtacatatttctttatatattacattttgttttccttttttcgattttaaaattacaGCTAAATAAcgtaaatgaaaaaatggaaaataacATCGAGAAAATTCAGGATCagcaaaaaatgatgaaagaaataatgaaaagaTAAGCTTTTCTGGACACTTATGCaacacatataaatatatatatagtatattattatctcaAGAAGAAAAACATGCAGGTATAAACCTAACTTCTTTAgggcatatataaatatgtatattttttcttttttttttataaataatattaattttttgtattcgTTGCTTATCTTGATGTActgaaataatttatgaaaaaaatactgtaatgttatatatgcgcatattttttatgtgtattgtttttgaattttgaagtattttaaataatttttgttcCAAGCATTTTGGTGtacaaaaattaacaaactGTTGAATACTGATTGTGTGcagtttttgttttaaattaaataaaaaacattcaaataacaataataatattgattCTGTCGCATTACTTACCCTTCTCGTCcctcaaaaaaattaagaatattttttgtcaatgcaaacaataaatttttaaaagggAAAAACTTGTAAGGATTGCTacaatgtaaatatatataatcactatatatgttaatattttagtatatttattatatgtataccataatatattaaacgGTTAAGGCAATATTATTAGAAATTTGTATGTacatgtaaaataaaatctttattaatttagaaaaatgaaagatgAGCTTACGAATgcatacaaaaaatatatgctataattaatatatatataatattacaactagtttttatacatagtgggtatttatgttatatatatatattttacatatattatcaatgggctatttttatatatattaccatttatattttcgttaattgaattttatatgaaaattatgCTAAAAATAACCCTTAGGTAATTATAAGAAGGGGGaaattgttaatattttaaaaagggaaactaaatgtatatatatttcatatgatgttaatgaataaatatcaGGGCATCGTATATGTTTGtgtatttatcattttataatttgtttatatttgttacattatattatacaatatttaaaaaagctAAGACCACATTAtctatttaaaatatatcaaattgTTATCAAGCCTAAAAAAACTACACtcaatacaaaatattgtttaaacaaaaaggcttttatatatatataagccttttcattatttcgttttattattaattaatcaaataacatatatacCACCtagttatatttatacatcaCACAAAGAGGTATTAAATAATGTCAATGAAAGAGGATTATTACGATTACCTTTTTAAAAGTAAGATGAACATTGTTGTAGAATCTATATATAGTGTGCACATATTGGAATATATTAcaatatattcaaataaaagtgTTTGCACTTCTACACATGCTAtcatttctttattatcatatgcAATTTTGTGAGAGAAAATGTTTATGACCATATATGGATTcatcaaaaaatttaatattattatattttatttattttcctttttttatttagttGTCCTAATTGGAGATTCGGGAGTAGGAAAATCAAACCTGCTTTCCAGGTActgaatatatatgataattatttttatataaaagatgagacgtatatatgtaaatacaagattttaatttatctaATAATGTGgaatatgttatatatgaatCGTGGTATCAAAATCACGAACTTCATAATCgaaatattaaacaaataaagaaaataaatttatctataaattcaatattatttaaaaaggaaattcgcatattaagaaaatatagCCATTATAATGCATAAGTTTATttaagtattttttttgtatacatgtgtatgaataattatttattttttatcattgttTCTTATTACAGATTTACAAGGGACGAATTTAACTTAGAAAGTAAAAGTACGATAGGCGTAGAATTCGCTACAAAAAGTattcaattaaaaaatgataaaattataaaagcaCAAATATGGGATACAGCAGGCCAAGAAAGATATAGAGCCATTACCTCGGCATATTATCGAGGGGCAGTAGGGGCTTTGCTAGTTTATGAtataactaaaaaaaatacctttgaaaatattgaaaaatggTTAAAAGAATTAAGAGATAATGCCGATTCAAAcattgttattttattggTTGGTAATAAAAGCGATTTAAAGCATTTACGTgtaataaatgataatgatGCAACCCAGTTtgcaaaaaaagaaaaattagcTTTTATTGAAACCTCAGCTCTTGAAGCTACGAATGTGGAATTAGCATTTCACCAGTTATTAAACGGTTAGCACTTTTATATTCCACAATATAACAATTTACCatgaattttatatttttcatatatactattttgTGATGTCTTTTTTcatgtttatatttcaaCATATTCGAAATACAAATATGcacacaaataaatattaggataaatacatatttattaattttcttATCAATTATTCTttgatttaattttttttcagaaaTCTATAATGTcagacaaaaaaaacaagcCACAAAAAGTGAAGATAATGTAAACATACAACCAcgaggaaaaaaaattaatgtaataataaaaataaatgcaaattttgtatacaatattataatagaAAAGCTATTAGAATGGATGTATATCcaatcatattattatatatatatcacataaatgtattttatgttttttactTAGGTGGACGAtgataatgatgaaaatgaaaaaaaactcAAAACAAAATGCTGTTGatcctttatatataagttgtattattttcatttattattattctatttgttgtgataattttatttattatgaaaCATTTTTAGTGATAGTTTTTaactataatatataaaaaacatcgttattaatttaaatgttttaatatacacatatttttttttaattgtttcATCTTAATTTCTTAaacttttatataaaaatgaataactAAATGTAAAAAGGTAAACAATCAAACTAGTCTAATTGTAGAATGTATTCCCATGGTTAGGAATTCATAATACTTATTTAATTTGATTGTTTActccttttctttttttttaataaatacactaatatttatttttattttattatatttttcgaaaatatcgaattatatatagttttGTATTGCCAATTATTCtggttaatattttcagaAATATAGCAACTTCCGAATTGTGCATATAAAGGTGTAATTAGCTATATTACTTTGGAACATTTTAAGTATTCCcaatttatatgtaatttattttatatatttcttttaaatctttattatttaaaaaaaatatatgaataatttaattctATTGTGAAGAATCGGTTTACACAtttgtaatataaaaattttttattgtaattattttttcatactAAATATGGATATGCGTGTATGCATAATGtgcatgcatatatattggtatttttatgtcttcatttcctttttacaattttttgtattattattcaataTAACTTATATAACTATTCTTAAAAAGTTGTACACTGAACAAACAGTTAAATGCAattcataataaatatccCATTTCTTaatttatgttatatagtgtatttataatattatgtataaatgcatgttttttattttttagtaaacggtgtaaaaatatttattattctctaaaaacaaatttattttttatttccagtATTTTCCGTATTttgttgtattttttttatccatCAATTACTAAAATATCcataatttaaaacatcaaaatttgtatattttttcgttGAGCATTTGATAGCTTATTTCGTTATACAACGATTTATACATACAAGTGCaggtataaatatttattgtttgtttattttagctgtatttattcatatatttgtacaattttttattcttttccaatttgattattttacCGATTcgttttaataaatttatttgtctAATTTTTGATtctatctttttttataaaccaATTTTCGAAAAGCACACTCTGAACAAATCAGTTTAAAATAATGTGTAATTAAAGCTGAATTCACACCTGCCTGTAAACAACGGTCATGAAATGACACacaataaaaacaatacaataataataaataggtgcattatataaaacggatagttttttattttttctatttttctAAGTGATATATAAAGGATAAGTAAGAAAGATGGAGGAAAGAAATGTTTTAGAATATGCAGAAGTTATAATAGACAGACAAAGagataaaattaatgattTAGAAAAGAAATTGGTCGAATTAAGGAGTAAAAGTGAAGAGTTACAAAAGAACGCCGtgaaaaatgatgaagaaaataaaaatttaagatTAGAATTAAATAggaaaaatgataatgatgTCATTTTAAGCATGcaattaaataaagaaaatgaattcCTTCAAAAAATCAGCATATTGGAAAAACAATTACTTAAAAGGGACACACTTTTagaagaattaaataatttactaaaaaaaaggaaatatgaatatgaaGTATTATTacaagaaaaagaaaatttgataaataCAGTTAGCATGCTAAGAAGTGATATATGCAAAAAccgaaaaaatgaaaaattgaaagaacaagaattattaaataatgaaaaagaaaatgaaaatttgttaaatttatacaaaaataataatgaagaattaaatataacaaaaagaTGCCTAATACAAATTGAAAGCGAATTacatttatacaaaaaacaaaatgaaaatcaaaaaaatgaaatacaaaagttatataaaattattagctgtatgaataaagaaaaaatattggcACCCCCTATAGTATTAGCGCTTCAAAATGACTATGTtaaacacaaaaaatatggatacGTGGAcgaatatacaaaaaatgggGCATTAATAGAATCTCCATCACCATATAATGCTCATAGTTCAGTTAACGTGTTTTCTGCTGATACTACTATTATGAAGGGAAACAAATCAACAACACTTAAGcgtattaatgaaaatgatccACAAGGGGATATAGgatatgatgaaaatttattaaaattaaatataattcaatCACAAGAACAAAAAgctttatttaataaaatattagatACATTAAACAAAGTACAAGATAATCAAacaaacttttttttctcttcaATGGTAatgcattattttcaaaagaaaaaacaaaaaaatttgatatattcAGATAGCATATCAATAGATAATACAATAAGtgatgaaatatattcttcGGAGAATTCTTCGTCTATTTCTAGTTCGAATGATAGTTTGGAAAAGGCAGAGCATTCAAAAagggaaaataataaaaacaaagaaaatgaaaaagacaataaaaagaaaaagaatacACAATCTGATTAttcttcaaaaaaatataaaaacaaaaggaataaattaaaaaaaaaacataataaagtATTCTCAACATCTAGCAACACTAATTCATCTAAAAGCTCtatagaaaatgatgatagTGAAggtaatgataataaacatAGCAATAGCGAAGATAGCCTTGATTCATTTAATTCAAGTTTAAGTGATTCTGATCAgaatgatgataataattccCAAATTAGtataaatgaaatgaaTAACAATACtgtgaaaaataaatatactacaaaaaaaaaagatatatttaattatgaaaattataaagaaaaatatataggaaTTACACGTAAAgggatatttatttataataaaaaaggggaTGAAGAACcaatacatattattttaaataaaaatacaacaaatgtgaaaatattagacaataatcaaatatattGCTTCGAACACATCACTATTGATAATAAACGAGAAAATCATTACTTTTTAGTAAAAGACagtgataaa is a window of Plasmodium vinckei vinckei genome assembly, chromosome: PVVCY_14 DNA encoding:
- a CDS encoding ras-related protein Rab-11A, putative, which translates into the protein MSMKEDYYDYLFKIVLIGDSGVGKSNLLSRFTRDEFNLESKSTIGVEFATKSIQLKNDKIIKAQIWDTAGQERYRAITSAYYRGAVGALLVYDITKKNTFENIEKWLKELRDNADSNIVILLVGNKSDLKHLRVINDNDATQFAKKEKLAFIETSALEATNVELAFHQLLNEIYNVRQKKQATKSEDNVNIQPRGKKINVDDDNDENEKKLKTKCC